The proteins below come from a single Hydrogenispora ethanolica genomic window:
- a CDS encoding GyrI-like domain-containing protein, translated as MNFEMTVRAVEPVTVAAMRYQGPIAGAAKQFPIVFRAIRGRANGAPFFHYYRMDPESHTAELELCVPTAATPDRQGVFIQDLPGAQALCLTHIGPYAELPLAYAAMHRAIRERGLPVQGPWREVFIKGPGLFLKGDPKQYITEIIFPLKEA; from the coding sequence ATGAACTTTGAAATGACCGTCCGGGCCGTCGAGCCCGTCACCGTGGCGGCCATGCGCTACCAGGGCCCTATCGCCGGGGCGGCGAAACAATTTCCCATCGTGTTCCGGGCCATTCGTGGCCGGGCGAACGGCGCGCCTTTTTTCCATTATTACCGGATGGACCCCGAATCCCATACGGCGGAGCTGGAATTGTGCGTCCCCACCGCCGCGACCCCCGACCGGCAGGGGGTCTTCATCCAAGATCTGCCCGGCGCGCAGGCTCTCTGCCTGACCCATATCGGACCCTACGCGGAGTTGCCCCTGGCCTACGCCGCGATGCACCGGGCCATCCGGGAGCGGGGCCTGCCGGTCCAGGGGCCCTGGCGGGAGGTCTTCATCAAAGGGCCGGGGCTGTTCCTGAAGGGGGATCCCAAGCAGTACATCACGGAAATCATCTTCCCACTGAAAGAGGCGTGA
- a CDS encoding ABC transporter ATP-binding protein: protein MLAIEIEDLVKEYRNGVRALDRLSLRVNAGEIFALLGPNGAGKSSLIHILTTYSKPSSGKVTMLGKDLRRAPGEIRRQIACVAQQVSIDSHLSLMENLLFQSRLYKVDAKTAHQRIRTLIDSFGLSPYLRYPTASYSGGVKRRLDLAMNMVSLPRILFLDEPTVGMDVDSRKAMWEMLLRIRDDFGTTIFLTTHYLEEADRLSDTICIMKRGREVARGTPASLRRYTRQNLLRLGFAGAEQARRCQAALEQSGLATSASLRHDSVLVDVADGRTAISAVNRWLLEQRLDFTAIEIVEPSLEDVFLALTGPARQESEA, encoded by the coding sequence ATGCTGGCAATCGAGATCGAGGACCTGGTCAAAGAGTACCGCAACGGCGTCAGGGCCTTGGACCGCCTGAGTCTGCGGGTGAACGCGGGCGAGATCTTCGCCCTGCTGGGGCCGAACGGCGCCGGAAAGTCCTCCCTGATTCACATTCTGACCACTTATTCCAAACCCAGCTCCGGCAAGGTAACGATGCTGGGGAAGGATTTACGACGCGCGCCCGGGGAGATCCGGCGCCAGATCGCTTGCGTCGCGCAGCAGGTCTCCATCGACTCCCATCTGTCGCTGATGGAAAACCTGCTCTTCCAAAGCAGGCTCTACAAGGTGGACGCCAAAACCGCGCACCAGCGCATCCGGACCCTAATCGACAGCTTCGGGCTCTCCCCCTACCTGCGATATCCCACCGCCAGTTATTCGGGCGGGGTGAAGCGCCGGCTGGATTTGGCGATGAATATGGTCTCCCTGCCCCGGATCCTGTTTCTGGACGAACCCACGGTGGGCATGGATGTCGACTCCCGCAAGGCCATGTGGGAAATGCTGCTCCGGATCCGCGACGATTTCGGGACCACCATCTTTCTCACCACCCATTACCTTGAGGAAGCCGACCGGCTCAGCGACACGATCTGCATCATGAAGCGCGGCCGGGAGGTGGCGCGGGGAACTCCGGCCAGCCTGCGCCGTTACACCCGGCAAAACCTGCTCCGCCTGGGCTTCGCAGGGGCCGAGCAGGCCCGCCGTTGCCAGGCGGCCCTGGAGCAAAGCGGTCTGGCCACATCCGCCAGCCTGCGGCATGATTCGGTTTTGGTGGACGTGGCCGACGGCCGGACCGCCATTTCCGCCGTGAACCGGTGGCTTTTGGAGCAGCGGCTGGATTTCACGGCAATCGAGATTGTCGAGCCGAGCCTGGAAGATGTCTTTTTGGCCCTGACCGGGCCGGCGCGGCAAGAAAGCGAGGCATGA
- a CDS encoding ABC transporter permease: MFNILWRNLKWRFQNPISIGMTIVQPLLWLALYGAVAGPALGSMAGGNYTAFILPGIMVLVTFSCCCSGGMINYIMKASGSFYRILIAPVSRSAILLGQMLEAILLSLLESAVLFGVGLLCSVQVASGLPGIILMILLIFLAGFFMAGLAYSISLCLPNEVIYETVMNTIVLPVFFVSTALFPLEKSAGALRVAVMLNPFTHIINALRSLIYGKTILAAEVLPVIGLFALLGLGGFALAFRRLKRETAC, translated from the coding sequence ATGTTCAACATCCTATGGCGCAACTTGAAGTGGCGTTTTCAAAACCCCATCTCGATCGGGATGACCATCGTGCAACCCCTGCTCTGGCTGGCCTTGTACGGCGCCGTCGCCGGGCCCGCCCTGGGAAGCATGGCCGGGGGCAACTACACCGCCTTCATCCTGCCCGGGATCATGGTTCTGGTGACTTTCTCCTGTTGCTGCAGCGGCGGCATGATCAATTACATCATGAAAGCCTCGGGCAGCTTTTACCGGATCTTGATCGCGCCGGTGAGCCGGAGCGCCATTCTGCTCGGACAGATGCTGGAGGCCATCCTGCTGTCGCTGCTGGAGAGCGCGGTCCTGTTCGGGGTGGGTCTCCTCTGCTCCGTCCAGGTGGCCTCGGGCCTCCCCGGGATTATCCTGATGATCCTGCTCATCTTCTTGGCCGGCTTTTTCATGGCGGGTCTCGCCTACTCCATCAGCCTGTGCCTGCCCAATGAAGTGATCTATGAAACCGTGATGAATACCATCGTGCTGCCGGTCTTTTTCGTCAGCACCGCGCTTTTCCCGCTGGAGAAAAGCGCCGGGGCCCTGCGGGTGGCGGTGATGCTCAATCCCTTCACTCACATCATTAACGCCCTGCGGAGCCTGATCTACGGCAAGACCATCCTGGCGGCCGAAGTTTTGCCGGTGATCGGCCTCTTTGCGCTGCTGGGCCTCGGCGGCTTTGCCCTGGCCTTCAGGAGGCTGAAGCGGGAAACGGCCTGCTGA
- the secF gene encoding protein translocase subunit SecF: MMDLMKYRWLFVGIFLATMGLSLFFLFANPNNGWGTKGSPLNLGIDFTGGTKIYFPVPRDVSSDEVTAILKKIDLPDFKFNAPQPTHYIDSTGVERHQVLVYTRFLNDAEQEIVLGALEAKYGKPGPGQGLDITRVDPFIGKELVNNALTAVLIAAALMLIYIWFRFELVSGFAAIFALLHDALLVMGVFALFGKEVNATMIAALLTILGYSINDTIVVFDRIRENVKYKQRDTPFVEVANDSILETFRRSLNTSFTTVLAILVLYLVVPNIREFCFALIVGITSGTYSSIFVASPIWAVYKDWQERKKLSRKVATATR, encoded by the coding sequence ATGATGGATTTAATGAAATATCGTTGGCTGTTCGTCGGGATCTTCCTGGCGACGATGGGACTCAGCCTGTTCTTCTTATTCGCCAATCCCAACAACGGTTGGGGAACCAAAGGCTCGCCCCTGAACCTGGGAATCGACTTTACCGGCGGTACCAAGATTTATTTCCCGGTGCCCCGCGATGTTTCCTCGGATGAAGTGACGGCCATCCTCAAGAAGATCGATCTGCCGGACTTCAAGTTCAATGCGCCGCAGCCGACCCATTATATCGATTCCACCGGGGTTGAGCGGCATCAGGTGTTGGTCTACACCCGGTTCTTGAACGACGCCGAGCAGGAGATCGTGCTGGGGGCGCTGGAAGCCAAATACGGCAAGCCGGGTCCGGGACAAGGCCTGGACATCACCCGGGTCGATCCCTTCATCGGGAAGGAATTAGTGAATAACGCCCTGACGGCGGTATTGATCGCCGCGGCGCTGATGCTGATCTATATCTGGTTCCGCTTCGAGCTGGTTTCGGGCTTCGCGGCGATCTTCGCCCTGTTGCATGACGCGCTGTTGGTGATGGGAGTCTTCGCGCTCTTCGGCAAAGAGGTCAACGCCACGATGATCGCGGCGCTGCTGACGATCCTCGGTTATTCGATCAACGACACCATCGTGGTCTTCGACCGGATCCGCGAGAACGTCAAGTACAAGCAGAGGGATACGCCGTTTGTGGAGGTCGCCAACGACAGCATTCTGGAGACCTTCCGCCGCTCGCTGAATACCAGCTTTACGACGGTCCTAGCCATTCTGGTGCTTTATCTGGTCGTGCCGAATATCCGCGAGTTCTGCTTCGCGCTGATCGTCGGCATCACCTCCGGGACCTACTCCTCGATCTTTGTGGCCAGCCCGATCTGGGCCGTCTACAAGGACTGGCAGGAGCGGAAAAAGCTCAGCCGCAAGGTTGCCACGGCAACCCGGTAA